In Ascaphus truei isolate aAscTru1 chromosome 7, aAscTru1.hap1, whole genome shotgun sequence, one genomic interval encodes:
- the LOC142498667 gene encoding uncharacterized protein LOC142498667 has translation MLREKLLPVSISGLSGDRDIGITPLISPQVTPVSQNNQEEVDTSDSSFASALLEGIASEQHQTPIRTETRPLPPANTTLESLTSINASESRITLLQIKHHQELMGVHQGMALEMHRIQEIISKIPEELYVLNQTFRTLVTTLQQVNHLLPHSARNEGHFSGNTEGLFHGGILSSQTEVLNFSSDEISQVPRFHLESPTTAEQMQTSSTDDNVPHAPKRTKKRKRSKTEIRHPLAWNTLSNTAKECTHQKVSMSITSLKVLVCLPRPKLRSIFTGPHCTCF, from the exons ATGTTGAGGGAAAAATTATTACCTGTTTCCATCTCTGGATTATCTGGAGACAGAGATATAGGGATTACTCCCCTAATTAGTCCACAAG TTACACCTGTGTCTCAGAACAACCAAGAAGAGGTGGACACATCTGATTCATCTTTTGCATCAGCACTTTTGGAAG GCATTGCATCTGAACAACATCAGACTCCAATAAGAACAGAAACACGTCCATTACCACCTGCAAATACTACACTAGAAAGTTTGACATCAATTAATGCGTCCGAATCCAGGATTACCTTACTCCAAATAAAACACCATCAGGAATTAATGGGAGTACACCAAGGTATGGCATTAGAAATGCACCGAATTCAAGAGATAATAAGTAAAATCCCTGAAGAATTGTATGTACTGAATCAGACATTCAGGACACTTGTGACCACTCTACAGCAAGTGAATCATCTTCTTCCACACTCTGCAAGAAATGAAGGACATTTCAGTGGCAACACTGAAGGTCTTTTCCATGGAGGCATTTTGTCTTCACAAACAGAGGTGTTAAATTTTTCTAGTGATGAGATATCCCAAGTACCACGCTTTCATCTGGAATCACCAACGACAGCTGAACAAATGCAGACATCCAGTACAGATGATAATGTTCCACACGCACCTAAAAGGACCAAAAAAaggaaaaggtcaaaaacagaaaTACGACATCCACTTGCCTGGAACACATTGTCCAATACTGCTAAAGAATGTACCCACCAAAAGGTATccatgtctataaccagcctcaaagTGTTAgtgtgtctacccaggcccaaactgAGGTCTATTTTCACAGGCCCACACTGCACCTGTTTTTAG